Proteins encoded together in one Microcebus murinus isolate Inina chromosome 16, M.murinus_Inina_mat1.0, whole genome shotgun sequence window:
- the KLK10 gene encoding kallikrein-10, with translation MRAPHRHLSAASGAWALAKLLPALLLAQLCDAEAVLLPGNDTGSDPAASGAPCPRGSQPWQVSLFNGLSFHCAGVLVDQDWVLTAAHCWNNRPLWARVGDDHLLLLQGEQLRRAVQAVVHPKYLQGSGPLLPRRTDEHDLMLLKLARSAVLGPGVQTLQLPYRCAQPGDQCQVAGWGTTATRRVKYNRGLTCSRVTLLSPKACEVFYPGVVTNNMICAGLDQGQDPCQSDSGGPLVCDKTLQGILSWGAYPCGSAQHPAVYTQICKYSAWIKKTIRSS, from the exons ATGAGAGCCCCGCACCGCCACCTCTCCGCCGCCTCTGGCGCTTGGGCCCTGGCGAAGCTGCTGCCGGCGCTGCTGTTGGCGCAACTCTGCG ACGCGGAGGCCGTGCTGCTCCCGGGAAACGACACCGGCTCGGACCCCGCAGCCTCCGGCGCCCCGTGCCCGCGCGGCTCGCAGCCCTGGCAGGTCTCCCTCTTCAACGGCCTCTCGTTCCACTGCGCGGGCGTCCTGGTGGACCAGGACTGGGTGCTTACGGCCGCGCACTGCTGGAACAACAG gccaCTGTGGGCTCGAGTTGGGGATGACCACCTGCTGCTTCTCCAGGGCGAGCAGCTCCGCCGGGCGGTTCAGGCTGTTGTCCACCCCAAGTACCTCCAGGGCTCGGGCCCCCTCCTGCCAAGGCGGACTGACGAGCACGACCTCATGCTGCTGAAGCTGGCCAGGTCCGCTGTGCTGGGGCCCGGCGTCCAGACCCTGCAGCTGCCCTACCGCTGTGcccagcccggagaccagtgccAGGTGGCTGGCTGGGGCACCACGGCCACCCGGAGAG TGAAGTACAACAGGGGCCTGACCTGCTCCAGGGTCACTCTCCTGAGCCCTAAAGCATGTGAGGTCTTCTACCCCGGCGTTGTCACCAACAACATGATATGTGCGGGGCTGGACCAGGGCCAGGACCCTTGCCAG agtGACTCGGGTGGCCCCCTGGTCTGTGACAAGACCCTCCAGGGCATCCTCTCGTGGGGAGCTTACCCTTGCGGATCTGCACAGCACCCGGCCGTCTACACCCAGATCTGCAAATACAGCGCCTGGATCAAGAAAACCATACGCTCCAGCTGA
- the KLK9 gene encoding kallikrein-9 yields MKLGFICALLSLLAGHCWAGIRAIGAQECRPNSQPWQAGLFYLTRLFCGATLISDRWLLTAAHCRKPYLWVRLGEHHLWKWEGPEQLFRATDFFPHPGFNSDLSANDHNDDIMLIRLPRQAQLSSAVQPLNLSQTCVSPGTQCLISGWGAVSSPKAQYPVTLQCANISILENRLCRWAYPGHISDSMLCAGLWEGGRGSCQGDSGGPLVCDGTLAGVVSGGSEPCSRPRRPAVYTSVCHYGDWIRKTMQDN; encoded by the exons ATGAAGCTGGGATTCATCTGTGCTCTGCTCTCTCTCCTGGCAG ggcacTGCTGGGCAGGCATACGCGCCATCGGGGCCCAGGAATGCCGCCCCAACTCGCAGCCTTGGCAGGCTGGCCTCTTCTACCTCACCCGGCTCTTCTGCGGGGCGACCCTCATCAGTGACCGCTGGCTGCTCACAGCTGCCCACTGCCGCAAGCC GTATCTGTGGGTCCGCCTTGGAGAGCACCACCTCTGGAAATGGGAGGGTCCAGAGCAGCTGTTCCGGGCCACAGACTTCTTCCCCCACCCTGGGTTCAACAGTGACCTCAGCGCCAATGACCACAATGATGACATCATGCTAATCCGTCTGCCCAGGCAGGCACAGCTGAGTTCCGCTGTGCAGCCCCTCAATCTCAGCCAGACCTGCGTCTCCCCAGGCACGCAGTGCCTCATCTCAGGCTGGGGTGCCGTGTCCAGCCCCAAGG CGCAGTACCCAGTGACGTTGCAGTGTGCCAACATCAGCATCCTGGAGAACAGACTCTGTCGCTGGGCATATCCGGGCCACATCTCGGACAGCATGCTCTGCGCAGGCCTGTGGGAGGGTGGCCGAGGCTCCTGCCAG GGTGACTCTGGGGGCCCCCTGGTCTGCGATGGAACGCTGGCGGGCGTGGTGTCCGGGGGTTCGGAGCCCTGCTCCAGGCCCCGGCGCCCCGCGGTCTACACCAGCGTGTGCCACTACGGGGACTGGATCCGAAAAACCATGCAGGACAACTGA
- the KLK11 gene encoding kallikrein-11, with product MTILRLITLALVTGHVGGETRIIKGYECKPHSQPWQVALFQKTRLLCGATLIAPRWLLTAAHCRKPNYIVHLGEHNLQRRDGCEQTRTATESFPHPGFNDSLPNKDHRNDIMLVKMAAPAAITWAVRPLTLSSRCVTAGTRCLISGWGTTSSPQLLLPHSLRCAKISIIEHRECEDAYPGNITDTMVCASVKEEGKDSCQGDSGGPLVCNNSLQGIISWGQDPCAVTKKPGVYTKVCKYVDWIQETMKNN from the exons ATGACGATTCTGCGATTAATCACGCTTGCTCTGGTGACAG GGCACGTAGGGGGAGAGACCAGGATCATCAAGGGGTACGAGTGCAAGCCGCACTCCCAGCCCTGGCAGGTGGCCCTGTTCCAGAAGACTCGGTTGCTCTGCGGGGCCACCCTCATCGCCCCCAGATGGCTCCTGACAGCAGCCCACTGCCGCAAGCC CAACTACATAGTTCACCTGGGGGAGCACAACCTCCAGCGGAGGGACGGCTGTGAGCAGACCCGGACGGCCACCGAGTCCTTCCCACACCCGGGCTTCAACGACAGCCTCCCCAACAAAGACCACCGCAACGACATCATGCTAGTGAAAATGGCGGCACCAGCCGCCATCACCTGGGCCGTGCGACCCCTCACCCTGTCCTCACGCTGTGTCACCGCTGGCACCCGCTGCCTCATTTCTGGCTGGGGCACCACGTCCAGCCCCCAGT TGCTCCTGCCCCACAGCCTGCGATGCGCCAAAATCTCCATCATTGAGCACAGGGAGTGCGAGGACGCCTACCCCGGCAACATCACGGACACCATGGTGTGTGCCAGCGTTAAGGAAGAGGGCAAGGACTCCTGCCAG GGTGACTCCGGGGGCCCTCTGGTCTGCAACAACTCTCTTCAGGGAATTATCTCCTGGGGCCAGGACCCATGTGCTGTCACCAAAAAGCCCGGTGTCTACACAAAAGTCTGCAAATACGTGGACTGGATCCAGGAGACTATGAAGAACAATTAG
- the KLK12 gene encoding kallikrein-12 isoform X1, translating into MGTSIFLLLCVLGLSHATTLKILNGTECQRNSQPWQVGLFEGTNLRCGGVLIDRRWVLTAAHCSGSRYWVRLGEHSLSQLDWTEQIRRSGFSVTHPSYQGSLKSHEHDLRLLRLGTPVHLTRGVQTLPLPSTCATADTECHISGWGTTNHPWNPFPDRLQCLDLPLVSDDTCRAVYPGRITDNMVCAGGIAGQDACQGDSGGPLVCGGVLQGLVSWGSVGPCGQNGIPGVYTRVCKYTDWIRMVIRNN; encoded by the exons ATGGGCACCAGCATCTTTTTGCTCCTGTGTGTTCTTG GGCTCAGCCACGCGACCACACTGAAGATTCTGAATGGCACCGAGTGTCAGCGAAACTCACAGCCTTGGCAGGTGGGGCTCTTTGAGGGTACCAACCTGCGCTGTGGGGGTGTCCTCATTGACCGCCGGTGGGTCCTCACAGCTGCTCACTGCAGCGGCAG CAGGTACTGGGTGCGCCTGGGGGAGCACAGCCTCAGCCAGCTGGACTGGACGGAGCAGATCCGGCGCAGCGGCTTCTCCGTGACCCACCCCAGCTACCAGGGATCCCTGAAGAGCCACGAGCACGACCTCCGGCTTCTGCGCCTGGGCACACCCGTGCACCTGACCAGAGGCGTCCAGACCCTGCCCTTGCCCAGCACCTGTGCGACCGCCGACACCGAGTGCCACATCTCGGGCTGGGGCACCACCAACCATCCGTGGA ACCCATTCCCAGACCGGCTGCAGTGCCTCGACCTCCCCCTGGTCTCCGACGACACCTGCCGTGCCGTGTACCCCGGGAGAATCACAGACAACATGGTGTGTGCGGGCGGCATCGCTGGGCAGGATGCCTGCCAG gGTGACTCTGGGGGTCCCCTGGTGTGTGGGGGAGTCCTTCAGGGTCTGGTGTCCTGGGGTTCTGTGGGGCCTTGTGGACAAAACGGCATCCCAGGAGTCTACACCAGAGTTTGCAAGTACACAGACTGGATCCGGATGGTCATCAGGAACAACTGA
- the KLK12 gene encoding kallikrein-12 isoform X2, producing the protein MAPSVSETHSLGRWGSLRVPTCAVGVSSLTAGGSSQLLTAAADPFPDRLQCLDLPLVSDDTCRAVYPGRITDNMVCAGGIAGQDACQGDSGGPLVCGGVLQGLVSWGSVGPCGQNGIPGVYTRVCKYTDWIRMVIRNN; encoded by the exons ATGGCACCGAGTGTCAGCGAAACTCACAGCCTTGGCAGGTGGGGCTCTTTGAGGGTACCAACCTGCGCTGTGGGGGTGTCCTCATTGACCGCCGGTGGGTCCTCACAGCTGCTCACTGCAGCGGCAG ACCCATTCCCAGACCGGCTGCAGTGCCTCGACCTCCCCCTGGTCTCCGACGACACCTGCCGTGCCGTGTACCCCGGGAGAATCACAGACAACATGGTGTGTGCGGGCGGCATCGCTGGGCAGGATGCCTGCCAG gGTGACTCTGGGGGTCCCCTGGTGTGTGGGGGAGTCCTTCAGGGTCTGGTGTCCTGGGGTTCTGTGGGGCCTTGTGGACAAAACGGCATCCCAGGAGTCTACACCAGAGTTTGCAAGTACACAGACTGGATCCGGATGGTCATCAGGAACAACTGA
- the LOC105865553 gene encoding kallikrein-8 translates to MGRPPPGAVMTWLFLFLLWEAWTGRARAQMSKVLGGQECKPHSQPWQTALFQGEQLLCGGVLVGANWVLTAAHCKKPKYTVRLGDHSLQSKDGPEQEMSVLRSFPHPCYDSSSKDNSHDLMLLRLRGRASLGPKVKPINLTDHCPQAGQKCTISGWGTVTSPRENFPDTLNCADVNIINKKKCEDAYPGQVTDSMVCAGNNNGADTCQGDSGGPLVCDGVLQGITSWGSDPCGLPHKPGVYSNICRYLDWIKKTMGTKV, encoded by the exons ATGGGACGCCCCCCACCTGGTGCAGTGATGACTTGGctgtttttgttcttgctgtggGAAGCCTGGacag GACGCGCCAGGGCACAGATGAGCAAGGTGCTGGGGGGTCAGGAGTGCAAGCCCCATTCGCAGCCTTGGCAGACGGCCCTGTTCCAAGGGGAGCAACTGCTCTGCGGAGGTGTCCTTGTAGGTGCCAACTGGGTCCTCACAGCTGCCCATTGTAAAAAACC GAAGTATACAGTACGCCTGGGAGACCACAGCCTGCAGAGTAAGGACGGGCCGGAGCAAGAAATGTCTGTGCTTCGGTCGTTCCCACACCCCTGCTACGACAGCAGCAGCAAGGACAACAGCCATGATCTGATGCTGCTTCGACTACGTGGCCGGGCATCCCTGGGGCCCAAAGTGAAGCCCATCAACCTGACAGATCACTGCCCCCAAGCTGGCCAGAAGTGCACCATCTCAGGCTGGGGCACTGTCACCAGTCCCCGAG AGAACTTTCCTGACACCCTCAACTGTGCAGACGTAAATATCATTAACAAGAAGAAGTGTGAGGACGCCTACCCAGGGCAGGTCACAGACAGCATGGTCTGTGCTGGCAACAACAATGGGGCTGACACGTGCCAG GGTGATTCTGGGGGCCCTCTGGTGTGTGATGGCGTACTCCAGGGCATCACATCCTGGGGCTCAGACCCCTGTGGGTTGCCCCATAAACCTGGTGTCTATTCAAACATCTGCCGCTACCTGGACTGGATCAAGAAGACAATGGGCACCAAGGTCTGA